Proteins encoded in a region of the Ornithodoros turicata isolate Travis chromosome 3, ASM3712646v1, whole genome shotgun sequence genome:
- the LOC135390027 gene encoding uncharacterized protein LOC135390027 gives MDVGLLEPKTPERIHVDRTTSTPLASAVSSPTPAKASSSISSDTPGRFEQSRTGSSACLFTSLTPNTSRPDPMDTTPSGSTPSTSRCEPLVRIILDVEKNCMFITNTLRFHCRC, from the exons ATGGATGTGGGCCTGCTCGAACCAAAGACACCAGAGCGAATCCAT GTAGACAGAACTACAAGCACACCTCTTGCGTCTGCTGTG TCCAGCCCCACACCAGCCAAGGCTTCCAGCAGTATCAGTTCCGACACACCAGGGCGATTTGAACAGTCGCGCACG GGCTCTTCCGCTTGTCTGTTCACAAGCTTGACTCCGAACACTAGCAGGCCTGACCCCATG GACACAACCCCCAGTGGCTCAACTCCAAGCACCAGCAGATGTGAACCTTTGGTAAGAATTATACTCGACGTGGAAAAGAATTGCATGTTCATAACTAATACGTTAAGATTCCACTGTAGGTGCTGA